A region of the Stieleria neptunia genome:
AACGGCAACCACACCGGCGGGCGATCGGACTCGGGAATTTGGTCCATACCGGGAACCGGTTTGCCGGGATCGTTGTAGACCATCAAGCTCAGCAACCAGGGCACGCGGATGCCGAAGTGCACGGTTTCGTTTTCGGCATCCGGCCAGCCGAACAGGTACAGGCCCGTCGGCTGGTCGGTCGTTTCAAAATGTGCCTCCATCGCGGCCAGCTTGGCCGGCTGGGTTTCGATCAATTTCTGGGCCGAGTCGTGTCCGGACAAGGCGGCCAGCAAGGTGAACGCCAACGCGCTGGGCAGGGCGATCGAAAGGCAACGCCGTGCGACGTCTTCATGACGCTGCTTCAACAAATAAAACGAACACACCGAAGCGACGAAGAAGGCGCCCAACACCAGCGCACCGATCACGGTGTGCGTCAATCGATCCACCGACGACGGATTGAAGACCATCGCCCAAAAATCTGTCACCTCGGCGCGGGGAATGCTTTGGCCCTGGATCTCCTGCCAAACGATGTGATAACCCGCCGGCGTCTGTTGCCAACTGTTGGCGATCACGATCCAAACGGCGCTAAAGACCGATCCCAGAAACACCATCAAGGTGCTGAAAAGATGCATCTTCGGGCCGACGCGGTCCCAACCGAACACCAGAACCGCCAGAAAGCCGCTCTCCAAAAAGAACGCAAAGATGCCCTCGGCGGCCAGCGCGGACCCGAACACGTCGCCGACGAATCGCGAGTACGCCGCCCAGTTGGTCCCAAATTCGAACTCCATCACAATCCCGGTCGCCACGCCCATCGCAAAGTTGACGGCGAACACGCGGGTCCAAAATCGCGCCGCCGATTCCCACGCCGGATGCCCCGTGCGGACAGACGCCAACTCGCACAGGAACAGCTGCAGCCCCAAACCGATCGAAAGCGGTGGGAACAAATAGTGGAACATGATCGTTCCGGCAAACTGCAGCCGACTGAGAAGCTCGACGTCCATCATGATGGTTTTCTCAAACATGAGAAGGATTGCGACGCTGAATTCTAGGCCTGGGCACTCACCACGTGCAGCCGGTCAATTGTCGCACGCCGCCGCCGGACGGCTCGCGCCGTTCCGCTCACATCATCCGTTATTTGTGAGCGGCAGGGCGCAAGCCCAATACCGCTCAATCGAGAAGCGAAAATGAAACACCATGGCTCCCCTCTCCCCCGATTCCTGACGAGCCTAAGCGAGTCAGGAATGGGGGAGAGGGGCTGGGGGTGAGGGGGATTTATTCTGTGCGCCATTGCTGGATGACGGCAACGTTACGTTCTCGAACCCCGGTTGGATCTGGCGATATGTCGTACTCTGGAATGCGAACTACATCAAATCGACTCAGCAGAAATCGACGGTGCATCGCCCATCGGCTACGCACTTCGAAACTATCCTCCGGTGCAACCACGATCACGCGGCATCAGCTAAACCGAGTTTTCAAATTCAGTCGATCGGCCGCGCTGATCACGAGCAAACTCGGTGGCGTTGTGATTTCATCGTCTTTCGTCGTGCGGATCCCCCCTCACCCCCTGCCCCTCTCCCCCAAACAAGCCTCTGCTCGTCGCAACGTTTTCGCGTTCTAAAATCACTTGACGCGCATGATCGATCCGAATCGACCACGAGGCTTGTTTGGGGGAGAGGGGAGCCATTTTTTGGTAAGTCGCTTCTCGATTTAGCGGCAAGGCGCAAGCCCTCCGGTCCGTCAACGCGTTTCCCAACGCTGCCACCGGACGGCTCGCGCCGCATGACCTCCAGTCACTCTTGCCCCGGCAGACCCGTGACCGGCATGACGGTCGGAACCGGATCGCCCAGGTCGTGCAGCGCCTGCTCGACGGCTTCGTGTTGGACGAGCGACTTGATGAATCGTTCGCGCGTCGTGTTCTTTGCGGTCGTCCCGAGCAATTCGATGTCCCACTGGACGGTCATCCAATCGTCGGCCTGGGTCACGTGCACCTTGGATTCCATTCCTTCGTTTTGCAGGATCGCTTTCCGAATCGCCGTTGCCATCGCATCCAGTTTTGCTTGCCTGGACGCACTGACGACGAACTGGCCCGTGCTGACCGGTTCTCGCGTCGTGTCGGGAACCTCCGAGATCGCGTCGAGACGCTTGAACGTCATCACGCCGTTGTCGAACACCATTCCAAACAAATCCGAAGGCACCGAGCTACAGGCCAATTGCTGGCCGCCGCACATCTCGGTCGGACACGGACTAAATGGCAAGAACCCGACGTACCGCCAACCGTACAGACGCTTCTTGCCGCAGGCATCTTTGCTGATCACCGATTCGTAGTACCCGATCGGCACATTGGTCGCCGCGACGACAAACTTCTGCGTGCTGCCGGGGACGCTGCCGCCGGAGCCCTTGGCCGTGGGCAGGAACCCGGTTCCCGCCTTGGCCAAGTCGGCGATCGCTTGGACGCTTTCGTCAAACTGAGAATCAAGCTCTTGGTTCAGCGATGTCAGATTCCAACCATCGGTCAAGCCGACCGAGACGTTGGCCGTTCCCAGTCCGGGTCGCACGTCGATCGAATATTCTTCGGAAAAGTCCGGCAGGTATTCCAGCGAGATGGCCACGAACTCATCGCTCGGCGTCGTGGTCGATACCCTGCCTTCGGTCACCACACTGCCGCCCGGTTCAATCCGCAGGTACGGCTTGGGGCGGTAGTACCTGATTCCGGTGTCGTCAGGCCCGGGCGCCGCTCGGATTCGGACGCGCGGGGTGCAGCCCAAACTTCCTGCTGTCGCCGCCAGCAAGCCGACCGCCAACAACACGGCGGGCAAAGAATTGTGACGCATTTCTGTCTCCCATCCTTGGTACGACAAAGTAAGTTCCCACGGGGGGTGTATCGGGACTGGGGGTCCCGCGGTTCACCCGCGGCCTGCGATCACCCTGTCAGAGCGGTTGATGGGATTGGACGGATGATGCCAGCGGTAACGATCAAGCGATACGACGAACTCACACAGGATCAGTGGCGACGAGTGGTCGCGACCGCAAAACGTCACGTCAAAGCGATCACGGGTCAGTCCAGCGAAATCGGTATCGGCCGAAAATACACCGGCGGCAAACCCTTCGGATGGCAGCTTGCCATTCGCGTCTATCTGCCCCGCAAACGTCGACGCGTGGCGAAAGCGAGACGGATTCCTCCGCACTTTCAAATCCGATTAAAACGCAGCGACGGCAAATTCGACTTGCTGGTGATTCGATCGGACGTCGAGTCGCTTGCCGACTATGTACCGACCGGCGGAAGCGTCAAACTCGGAACTCATGACGCGGCCGGCGGATTCCTGCTGCGCTGGAATGGGTTCGATGGCCAAACCGAATGGGGATTCGCCACCGTCGGCCATCTGTTCGATGACACGTCCTTACGAGTCGGCTCGATCCGCGTCAATTCAACGACCCGGTTTCAATGCCGACGCTTCAAAGCGGCTGCCAAACGCGAGCACATTGATCTGGCCGTGATGGTGATCGTCGGCGAACAACAGCAGATCGAAGCGAAACTGAAACGTTGCAACTTGATCCAGACCAACAACCCGCCGGCGGTCGATCTGATGAGTATTCGCCAAGTCCACCGCGCGGCCATGCAACATCGTCGCGGCCGAACGCTGCCACCGGGCGAATCACAGGCCTTTACCGGTGAAGAGGTTTTTCCGGACGGCTTTCGATTGGGATCGCGAATCCTGGATGATTGCATTCGTGTCGGACGCTCCGCCGACGACACGTTCCGACAAGGCACTTCGGGATCGGCATGGCGGTTCGGCGATCAAGCGGCCTGCATGCAAGTCGGCGGCAAAGTGACAGAGTTCCGCGAAGGCATCGGCCAGCCCTTTGATCGTTTCCTGAACTGGATTCGATCTGCGATCGATGAATCGGCGAAGGTCGTCGCGGTTTGGTGACAGCGATGTGGGATAGGCTTCCAGCCTGTCGAGATAGCCAATGACAGGCTGGAAGCCTATCCCACGCGGGCGACAGCTCAGCGCAGCCAGGTCTTGAGGTTTCGCGACACAAATTCGTCGTCGATCAAATGCGGATAGGCATCGCACACACGATCGATCTCGTCGCGTTGGCCCGGCGAGAGTTTTTCTTTTGGATCCAGACACCGTGGGCTGGACAACAGCCCCTGGCGATACAACACCTCTTGGATGCCGGCGATACAGCCCGCGAATCCGTTGGCCGCGTCGAACAGTGCGGCGTTGCAATCGGTGACTTGCGTCGCGAGGGTCAACAATCCGCGTTGCATTTGATCGGACCCTCGGGCGCTTTTGCACGTCTGCAACAATTCAACCGCCTTTTGGGTCCAGCACGCCCAGTGGCCGAGCAAGCCGCCGACGATCTGAATTCGTTTCACGTAGTCGTTGATTCGGATTTCATAGTCGGTCAGCAGATCCAGAACGATCGCGTCGTCGTTGCCGGTGTACAGCGTGACGTCGTTTCCGCGTCGGGCCTCGGCGACCGCGCGAACCACATCCAGCGTCTTGTAGCGATCGAAAGGCGAAATCTTGATCCCGATCAAGTTCTTGATGCCGGCCAAGCGTCTCCAAAAGTCGACCGACAGAACGCGTCCGCCGACGGCGGGTTGCAGGTAAAACCCAAAAATCGGAATCTGCTCGGCGACCGCCTGACAATGCCGAATCAACTGGTCGTCGCTGGCATCCGGCAGAGCGGCCAGCGACAACAATCCGATGTGATAGCCAAGATCTCGAGCAAGCCGGGCTTCACCGATCGCCTGATCCGTCGGTCCGCAGATCCCCGCGATCAAAACGGTCTGTCGGCCGCCGGCGGTATCCAACTCACGAGCCGTTCCCGCGGCAAGCTCCAGCACGGGGCGAAGCAGATCGAGCTGGGGCTCGCGGATTTGGAACTGTGTGGTGTGAACACCGACCGCCAGACCGCCGGCACCGGCCGCGTGGTAGTAACGCGTCAGGGCGCGTTGGCTGCGGCGGTCAAAATTTCCCTCGGCATCGAGCGCCAGGGGATGTGCCGGGATCACGATGCCGCTGCGCATCGATTGCGTCACCCAGTCAGGCGGCATCGGCGCGTCGTTACCGGTTGCTTCAGAAGGCTCCATCGCGAACCTCAAAATGCGTCGGCTTGCCCAACAACGGAGCGTCCTGGCTGACCCAGTGGGCGGTCCAGCGAATCACCTGGTCCATCGGAGTCGCCGGCGCGCCCAGCAATTCGGCGCACCGGGATGCGTTGCTCAGCAGTGCGGTCTCGGATTCCTGACCGCTGAACCGGACGCTGCGGTCCATCAGCTGTCCGAACGTCTGGGCGACTTCGCGAACGGCAAAGGTTTCCAGACTGGTCAAGTTGATCGGTCGGGGCGGCGAATCGGCCAGCGGTAGGGCGCGAAGGATCAAGTCGTTCGCGTCGCCTTGCCAGATGCAATTGAAGTAGCCTTGCGTCAGGTCAATCGTCTCTCCACGAAAAACTTTCACCGCCAAATCCGTCAGCACCCCGTAGCGCAGGTCGGTCGCGTAGTTCAATCGGATCATGGCGACCGGAGTGCCATCGACGCGGGAGAAATGATCGAAGATGCGTTCGCGGCCGACCGCCGCATAGGCATACTCGCCGACCGGTGCCAAGGGATCGGATTCGATCGAGCCGCGCTGATCTGTCGGGGTAAACGGATAGACGTTTCCGGTCGAGAGCGCGACAAAGTTGGACTTCGGGTAACGCCGCATCGCACAGGCCGGCGCGATCGTGTTGACGGCCCAGGTGTGCGATGGGTTTTGCCGAGTGCCAAACTTCGATCCGACCAAGTAGACGACCGTGTCGGCGTCGGGCAATTCGTCCAACGCGTCTTGCGACAGCAGGTCGGCGGCCACGGTCTTGACTCCCCGACGATCCAGCCAGTCGCGGGCCACGGGATCGGAGAATCGGCTGACCGCAACAACCCGGGCAGCGGCCCCGGCTTGATCGATCGCGCGCTGGGCACGTGCGGCCAGGGTCGGCCCCATCTTGCCGCCGGCCCCCAAGATCACGAGGTTTCCCGACAGCGTTGCGGCCAACTCGATCAATTTCGCCGACGGCGTGATCAACAGCTCCTCGAGTTGAGCTTCGTCTTCGATGACTTCGGGAAGACCGTGGGGCGAATTCATGGGCGGTGAAATGGTGGGGCGGGTTAGGAACTCACAAGCGCGGGCATCGGCATCAAGTTAAGAAGTCACCCTCCCGTGTGCGGGAGGGTGACTTGGACTCTTGCGACTTGTGTAAACACCAATGCTACCAGGGACGTTGAACCAGGACGAGTTCCGCTTCTCCCGAAGCTCTACGAACCGGACTGTGAAACCACGACCAGACCGATGATGATCGCTGCGATCACCGCGATGGCGAGTGCCAACCGCGGCCCGCTGACGGTGTTGGACATCGGATCCAGCCGCGCTCGAATGCGTCGCACCAGCTCGTTGTGCCCGGCCTCAAACACGGGATTGTCCGGATCCCCGGCCTTCTCGCCCGAGTTGTAGCTACGTGCCGCCTCCATCATCATCGCCTGGACCTGACGGGCATTAAACGGGCGGTCGTCGGGCGACTTGGCCAATAGCTGTCCGATCACCTTGTCGATCGCTTCGGGGCAATCCACGAAGTCACGCACCGAAGGCGGCTTGCTCTTGAGATGCAGATCAAACAGCTTCGCGTAATCATCACTGAGAAAGACTTTGCGGCCGGTCAACATCTCGAACATACAGCAGCCGAGCGCGTAAAGGTCGGCCTTTCCCGAAACCGATTGCTCGCCCCGGATTTGTTCGGGCGCCATGTAGGCATGCGTCCCGACCGTGATGCCGGCGGACGTCAAGTCGCCGGCGGTCAGATCACGTGCGATCCCGAAATCCCCCAGCTTGACTTCGCCTTCGGGGGTCAAGAACAGATTGCTCGGCTTCAAGTCGCGATGGACGATGCCGATGTTGTGGGAACACTGCAACGCGCTGCAGATTTGACGGGTGATCTCGACGACCACGGTCCAGGGAAGCGGTCCGCCGAACGTCAGCAGGTCCGCAACCGTCCCGCCCGAGACCACTTCCATGGCATAAAATAGCCCTTGGTCTTCGTCGACACGGCCTCCGCCGAAGTACTGGACGATGCTCGGGTGCCGCAGCTTCTCCAGAATCATCATCTCGCGTTTGAAGCGAGCGCGAATCAGAGTGTTTTGGCTGACTTTGGGATGGAGTATCTTCAGCGCGACACTGCGCCCGGTCTCCTTTTCCGTCGCACGGTAGATCGTGCCGACGGTTCCAACACCCAGGATTTCCCCCAGCTCGTATTCGGAGAGCCGGCTGGAAGGCATCAGACGCCCGCGATGTCCGTGATCTTGACACGCGTGAACAGCTGACGGTGGCCGATGCGGCTCTTGCTGTGCTTACGCCGTCGAAACTTCTGCACGTAGATCTTCTTGCCTTGTTTCGGCCCCATCACCGAAGCGGTCACCGTGGCGCCGTCGACGGTCGGAGATCCGAGCTTCAAACCCGATTCACCTTGAACCGCAAGCACTTTCTCAAACGTCAAACTTTCACCAGCCGGCGTTTCACGGTAGTCCAGATCGACTTCCATTCCGGGCTCAACACGGTACTGACGTCCACCGTCAACAATAATGGCGTACATTTCTTGGTCTAACTTCGTCAAAATTCAATGGGTTATGCGAATTCGGGCCCCAGAGTGTATCGACCGGCATCGGCAGCGTATAGGGCTAAAAACACCAGCCCCACCAGTCTGTTCGCCCCGCCCCGCCGGATCGTTCCGATCATGCCAGCACCCCCTCCAAAACGCGGGCCCTCTCCACCCCCGTCAGTTTCATGTCCAACCCCTGAAACGGGTAACTGAAACGCTGGTGGCGGATCCCCAACAAATGCAGCATCGTGGCGTGTAAATCCCGCACGTGGGCGACATTTTCGGTCGCGTGGTACCCCAGTTCGTCGGTCGCCCCGTAGCTGATGCCCGGCTTGACGCCCCCGCCGGCCATCCACATCGAAAACCCCTTGATGTGGTGATCCCGCCCCGGTCCGCCCTTGCCCTGGTACATCGGCGTTCGGCCGAACTCGCCGCCCCAAATCACCAGCGTCTCGTCCAGCATCCCCCGCTGTTTCAAATCCTGAATCAGCGCCCACGTCGGCTGGTCGGTCAACTTGCAGCACACGTTCATGTAGCGCTGCAGATCGCCGTGGTGGTCCCAACCGCGATGGTAAAGCTGAATGAAACGCACCCCACGCTCGGCCAGCCGCCGCGCGAGCAGACAATTGCTGGCGAAGGATCCGTCGCCCGGCGTCGCGCCATACATGTCCAAAATCCGCTGCGGCTCGTCGGACATGTCCACCAGATCCGGGACCGACGTTTGCATTTGAAACGCGATCTCATAGGTCGAAAGACGCGTCTGGATCTCCGGGTCCGCATGGCGGGCAAAGCGATGCCGGTTGATCGCAGCGATCGCGTCGACGACCGCACGCTGGCCGACCTTGCCGACCCCCGCAGGCGGCTGGACGTAGTGCACGGGGACGCCGGTGCTGTTGAATTCGACACCCTGGTAGCGACTGGGCAGAAACCCGGACGACCACTGACGCGAGGCAATCGGTTGCGGATTGCGGCCGCCGACGCTGGTCATGACGACAAACCCCGGCAAGTCATCGCACTCGCTGCCCAGCCCATAGGTGACCCAAGATCCCATCGACGGACGCCCACTGATCGCGGTGCCCGTGTTCATGAAGGTGTGCGCGGGGTCATGGTTGATCTGCTCGGTGACCATCGACTTGAGGATGCACAAGTCGTCCGCCATCTTCTGATGGTAGGGCAGAAAGTCGCTGATCGTTTGCCCGCTCTCGCCGCAGCGGCGAAACGTGGTCAGCGGGCCTTGCACTTTCAACGGCTTGCCGGCGAGTTGAGCGATCGGTTGCCCGTCGGTGAACGACGCGGGCATCGGCTGGTCGTGCAGCCGCGCCAGCTCCGGTTTCTCATCAAAGGTCTCCAAGTGCGACGGCCCGCCGGCCATACACAAAAAGATCACGCGTTTGATTCGCGGCGGAAAGTGCGGTAATCCCTCAACGCCCGGCGGCAATCCCGTCGCAAGATCTGCCGACGCATCGCGAGCCAGCAAGTTCGCAAACGACGCCGCCCCCAAAGACAGGCCGCTTTTGGCGAGGAACGTTCTTCGTTTCAGTTCGTTCATTAAGGGCGATAAAGGGTTTCGTGTAAGTTGAGGACCGCCCGCGCGACGCTGGACCAGGCCGCGCGCTCGGCAGCGGACGTCTCGGCCGGCCAGGCAATCGAGACGTCCCGTGGTGTTTCCAAAAACGCGTCGCAGGCGGCCGGGTCCTTTTCAAAGCGTTTGATTTCACTCTCCAGCAAACCCGCCAGCGCAACACGTTCGGCTTGATTGGCATCGCGGCCGATCGCGATCCGCGTCGCCGTGTTGATGCGCGTCTCGATCACTGCCGGCGACGACGTCTGGTCGCTCTCCCGCAGCACCCTGGCGGCCAGCGCCTTGGCGGCGATGACGAAGGTCGGATCGTTCAACAGCGCCAATGCTTCCAGCGGTGTGTTGCTCCGCGGGCGCTCGGCCGTGCATTCCTCACGACTCGGTGCGTCGAGTGCTTTGAGCGTCGGATGCAAAAACTGACGCTGCCAATGGGTGTAAACCCCGCGCCGCCACAGCATCCGGCCCCGGTCAGGCGTGTAGATTCGCCCGGGAAAGTTCAAATGCCGATAGTAGCCACTGGGTTGATACGGCCGAACGCTGCGTCCGCCGACCTGATGATCCAGCAACCCGGCCATGTCCAACACCGCATCGCGGACGGTTTCCGCCGGCAAACGATGCCCCGATTGTGACGCGGCCAGGTCGTTGTAGGGATCCAGTTTGCGACGTGATTCCCGCATCACCACCGCCTGGCGATAGGTTTCGCTGGTGACAATTTGACGAACCGTGGCCTTGAGGTCCCAGCCGGATTCCATCAAGACGACGGCCAGATGATCCAATAAATCAGGATTCGTCGGAGGTCTGCCCTGGCCGCCGAAATCGCCGAGCGTCGGACTGATGCCGCGTCCGCTGTACAGGTACCACAACCGATTCGCAAACACACGTGCGGTCAACCCGCCGATGCCCCGCTCGACATCAAACAACCAATTTGCCAAGTCCAAACGCGTGGCCCGTGCCTCGTCCGGCAAACCGGCAAACTCACCGATCTGGCCCAAAAACTCCGGAACCGCCGGCTGCATCACGTCGCCGCTTTCGTCCAACCAATTACCGCGTGGCAGGAAACGAACCGTCCGCGGCGGTATCGCCCGGGTGACCATCGTCCGCTGCTTGCGTGCCACGATCGCATCACGCTCCTTTTGCAGCGATTTGAGTTGATCGGAATCCTTCCCTGCTTCGGCGGATTCGATCGCGGCATCCAATTCAGCCAGCCGCAGCCGATCGGTACGCCCCAAAACATCGATCTCCGGTTCCCTGCGGGTCGGCAGCGCGTTGGTGCCATTTTTAAAGTGCTTTTCTTCGTCGATGTCGGCAAAGAATGCGGCCAGCGAATAAAAGTCCTTGGACGTGTACGGGTCATACTTGTGGTCATGGCACTGCGCGCAGCCCATCGTCGCGGCCATCCAAACGGCGGAAACATTGCGCACGCGATCGGCGGCGTAAATCGCCAAGTACTCTTTCGGTTGCAGTCCACCCTCGTGTGTGGTTTGCAGCAAGCGGTTGTATCCACTGGCGATCTGTTGCTCAATCGTCGGGTTTTCCAGCAAGTCGCCGGCCAGTTGTTCACGGCTGAAACGATCCAGCGGCAGGTTGTCGTTGATCGCATCGATCACGTAGTCACGGTACGGTGCGATGTTGTGGATTTGATCGCCGTGATAGCCGACCGTGTCGGCAAAACGAACCAGATCCAACCAGTATTCGGCAAACTGTTCTCCGAACGCCGGCGACGCGAGCAACGCGTTGACACGCCGTTCATACGCATCCGGACGATCATCGGCGACGAAGGCCGCGATCTGGTCGTAGCTGGGCGGCAACCCGGTCAGATCCAGGTGCAGCCGACGAAGCTGATCGCGACGCGTCGCGCGCGGTGCGGGCTGCAGCGGACCGCGCGCCAACTCCGCCCGCACCAGAGAATCGATGACGCCCGCATCCGGCTCGACCCCGCCGGCCCCGTCGCCCGATTCCAGCGCCGCTGCCTCGGGCACCGCCACCGGCCCGGGTTGGACATAGGCCCAATAGGCTTCGTACTCCGCCCCCTGGTCAATCCAGCGCCGCAGAATCTCCAATTCCGCTTCGGTGACGCGTTTGCCGGTTTCCGGCGGCGGCATCTGAACATCGGGATCGGGATCCAAGATCCGCGCGATCAATTCACTCGCGTCGGCGCTGCCCGGTTCGATCGCCACCCCATAGGCCGCTTCGGACTGATCGAGCCGCAAATCAGCCGCACGATGCGATTCCTCCGGGCCATGACAAAAAAAGCACTTGTCGCTCAAAATCGGCCGCACGTCACGATTGAACGACAGCGGTCGCTCCGCCGCCGCAATCGCCCCCAGGGGCACAAGGACAGACAGCATGGCGAGCGAGCTGACCCGAAACGAGAAAGGCGTTGGATTCACGAGGAATTTCGCGGGGGCGGGGATTGGGGCAGGCTGGGGCACCTGCATTCTACTCGCACTGCAGCCCCCGACACAAACTTGCCGAGGATCTCAGATCTGGAGTCTCCAATGGCGAAGCCGTCGCGAAATCCCGCCGGAGTCCGTGGTCGAAAAATGCTCCCCAACCGCTAAACTGCCCGTCTGACGTCTCCACCACCCAACCCCTCGATCCGATGGCCACCACCATGCCCCAGAGTCTGACCGCACAGGACGCTTGGAAAAACTTGAACGCCCACTACGAGCAAATCAAGTCAAAGCATCTGCGAGAGCTGTTTGCCGCCGATCCGCAACGTGGCCAAACCTTCTCGCTCGAAGCCGTCGGGCTGTACTTGGATTACTCCAAAAACCGCATCGACGCCGAAACCGTTTCGTTGTTGGTCAAGCTGGCCGAGGCGGCCGGTTTGAAGGAACGGATCGAGGCGATGATGACCGGCGAAAAAATCAACACGACCGAAGACCGGGCGGTGCTGCACACGGCGCTGCGGGCGCCACGCGATGCGACGGTCCAGTTCGAAGGTCAAAACGTGGTTCCCGATGTCCACGCGGTGCTGGACAAGATGTCGGCGTTTTGTGATTCCATCACCAGCGGCCAGTGGACCGGACACACCGGCGCACCGATTCGCAACATCGTCAACGTCGGAATCGGTGGCTCGGATCTCGGGCCGGTGATGGCCTACGAAGCGCTGCGTCATTACAGCAATCGTGATCTGACGCTGCGGTTTGTCTCCAACGTCGACGGCACCGACTTTGCCGAAGCCACGCGCGATCTGGATCCGGCCGAGACCCTGTTCATCATCGCGTCAAAGACCTTCACCACCCAAGAAACGATGACCAACGCGCACACCGCGCGGACCTGGTTGCTGGAAAAGCTCGGCGCCGATGACTCGGCCGTCGCCAAACACTTCGTCGCCCTGTCGACCAACGCCGAGCAGGTCGCCGCGTTCGGCATCGACACCGACAACATGTTCGGGTTCTGGGACTGGGTCGGCGGCCGCTACTCGATGGACTCCGCGATCGGACTGTCCACGATGTTGGCCATCGGTCCGGACCAATTCCGTGAAATGCTGGGCGGATTCCACGAAATGGACCAACACTACCGAACCGCGCCGCTGGAAGCAAACCTGCCGGTGCTGCTGGGCTTGCTGACGGTCTGGTACACCGACTTCTTCGGTTCCCAGACCACCGCCGTGTTGCCCTACGATCAATACCTCAATCGCTTTCCAGCCTACCTGCAACAACTGACGATGGAAAGCAACGGCAAGTCGGTCACACTGGCCGGCGACCGTGTCGACTATGACACCAGTCCGATCTATTGGGGCGAACCGGGGACCAACGGCCAACACTCGTTCTATCAGTTGATCCATCAAGGCACACACCTGATCCCCTGCGACTTCATCGCGTTCGCCAAGTCGCTCAATCCGATCGGCGATCACCACGACAAATTGAGCGCAAACGTGTTTGCCCAAGGCGAAGCGTTGGCGATGGGCAAGACGCGTGAGGAAGTGTTGGCCGAAGGCACGTCGGAGGAACTCGCACAGCACCGTGTTTTCGAAGGCAACCGCCCCTCCAACACGCTGCTGATCGATTCGCTGACCCCGGCGGTGCTCGGCAAACTGGTCGCCCTGTATGAACACAGCGTGTTCACCCAAGGCGTGATCT
Encoded here:
- a CDS encoding cytochrome ubiquinol oxidase subunit I — its product is MMDVELLSRLQFAGTIMFHYLFPPLSIGLGLQLFLCELASVRTGHPAWESAARFWTRVFAVNFAMGVATGIVMEFEFGTNWAAYSRFVGDVFGSALAAEGIFAFFLESGFLAVLVFGWDRVGPKMHLFSTLMVFLGSVFSAVWIVIANSWQQTPAGYHIVWQEIQGQSIPRAEVTDFWAMVFNPSSVDRLTHTVIGALVLGAFFVASVCSFYLLKQRHEDVARRCLSIALPSALAFTLLAALSGHDSAQKLIETQPAKLAAMEAHFETTDQPTGLYLFGWPDAENETVHFGIRVPWLLSLMVYNDPGKPVPGMDQIPESDRPPVWLPFQMFHLMVGLGTMMIVLAALACWFWYKRTYQNHRWLMWSIVLMPLAAMTANQAGWITAEVGRQPWIVHPSVQNGVAMMGLRTKDGLSESVTAEQVLSSIVLFAVIYSLLFAVWIFVLNHKIQHGPESMEELESHKRTRGASKLSDQISHGGTGRGGGLMDEDG
- a CDS encoding dihydrodipicolinate synthase family protein, with translation MEPSEATGNDAPMPPDWVTQSMRSGIVIPAHPLALDAEGNFDRRSQRALTRYYHAAGAGGLAVGVHTTQFQIREPQLDLLRPVLELAAGTARELDTAGGRQTVLIAGICGPTDQAIGEARLARDLGYHIGLLSLAALPDASDDQLIRHCQAVAEQIPIFGFYLQPAVGGRVLSVDFWRRLAGIKNLIGIKISPFDRYKTLDVVRAVAEARRGNDVTLYTGNDDAIVLDLLTDYEIRINDYVKRIQIVGGLLGHWACWTQKAVELLQTCKSARGSDQMQRGLLTLATQVTDCNAALFDAANGFAGCIAGIQEVLYRQGLLSSPRCLDPKEKLSPGQRDEIDRVCDAYPHLIDDEFVSRNLKTWLR
- a CDS encoding NAD-dependent epimerase/dehydratase family protein; the encoded protein is MNSPHGLPEVIEDEAQLEELLITPSAKLIELAATLSGNLVILGAGGKMGPTLAARAQRAIDQAGAAARVVAVSRFSDPVARDWLDRRGVKTVAADLLSQDALDELPDADTVVYLVGSKFGTRQNPSHTWAVNTIAPACAMRRYPKSNFVALSTGNVYPFTPTDQRGSIESDPLAPVGEYAYAAVGRERIFDHFSRVDGTPVAMIRLNYATDLRYGVLTDLAVKVFRGETIDLTQGYFNCIWQGDANDLILRALPLADSPPRPINLTSLETFAVREVAQTFGQLMDRSVRFSGQESETALLSNASRCAELLGAPATPMDQVIRWTAHWVSQDAPLLGKPTHFEVRDGAF
- a CDS encoding serine/threonine protein kinase, whose protein sequence is MPSSRLSEYELGEILGVGTVGTIYRATEKETGRSVALKILHPKVSQNTLIRARFKREMMILEKLRHPSIVQYFGGGRVDEDQGLFYAMEVVSGGTVADLLTFGGPLPWTVVVEITRQICSALQCSHNIGIVHRDLKPSNLFLTPEGEVKLGDFGIARDLTAGDLTSAGITVGTHAYMAPEQIRGEQSVSGKADLYALGCCMFEMLTGRKVFLSDDYAKLFDLHLKSKPPSVRDFVDCPEAIDKVIGQLLAKSPDDRPFNARQVQAMMMEAARSYNSGEKAGDPDNPVFEAGHNELVRRIRARLDPMSNTVSGPRLALAIAVIAAIIIGLVVVSQSGS
- the rplU gene encoding 50S ribosomal protein L21; the protein is MYAIIVDGGRQYRVEPGMEVDLDYRETPAGESLTFEKVLAVQGESGLKLGSPTVDGATVTASVMGPKQGKKIYVQKFRRRKHSKSRIGHRQLFTRVKITDIAGV
- a CDS encoding DUF1501 domain-containing protein, giving the protein MNELKRRTFLAKSGLSLGAASFANLLARDASADLATGLPPGVEGLPHFPPRIKRVIFLCMAGGPSHLETFDEKPELARLHDQPMPASFTDGQPIAQLAGKPLKVQGPLTTFRRCGESGQTISDFLPYHQKMADDLCILKSMVTEQINHDPAHTFMNTGTAISGRPSMGSWVTYGLGSECDDLPGFVVMTSVGGRNPQPIASRQWSSGFLPSRYQGVEFNSTGVPVHYVQPPAGVGKVGQRAVVDAIAAINRHRFARHADPEIQTRLSTYEIAFQMQTSVPDLVDMSDEPQRILDMYGATPGDGSFASNCLLARRLAERGVRFIQLYHRGWDHHGDLQRYMNVCCKLTDQPTWALIQDLKQRGMLDETLVIWGGEFGRTPMYQGKGGPGRDHHIKGFSMWMAGGGVKPGISYGATDELGYHATENVAHVRDLHATMLHLLGIRHQRFSYPFQGLDMKLTGVERARVLEGVLA